The Candidatus Dormiibacterota bacterium sequence CCGGTCTTGAGGGCGATCTCGACGGGACCGGTGGGAAACGACGTGAGACGGCCGAAGAACTTGAACTGCCGGCCGGTGTTCAAAATGTCACGATCCATGGCGAGCACCACCATCCGGTGCTCCTTCAGCATCCGCATGATGTCCCGAGCGCCGGTGCGGCTCAGTGGGATCACGCGGATGTTCATTCGCGAGCGAAGGCTCGACACGTGATCGAAGAGCCGGCGCGGTTCGATTTGCTCCACCATGACTCCGATCTCACCGAAGGTGGCCGCCCAGCTGGCCGCGGCCAGTTCCCACGATCCCATGTGCGGTGCCACCACGATGACGCCCTTACCACCGGCCATCGCGGCGTCGAGATTTTCGAGTCCATACGGGGTCAGTAGGGTGCCGAGCTTGCGGCGGTCCATGCGAGGGATCTTGAAGAAATCGATCCAGGCCTTCGTGTAGTTGAGCCAGTTGCGCCAGGCGAGCTTGCGGAGCTGCGGCCCGGGCATCTCGGGCAAGACGTGGTGCAGATTCGACTCGAGGGCCTTGCGTTGACGGGCGAGCAAGGGGAACGCCAGCGTGCTCGTGACCACACCGATCGCATACGCGAGCCGCCGTGGCAAGCGCGCGAGGATGCCCTCGATCAGCCGGAATCCGAGATAGGTCATCACGACGGGTCGAGGACCGGTTGCATGGGTGAGCCCGGACTCTGCGGCGCTTGCTCCAGCCGCCAGACGGGGAGGAAAACCAGCCACTGGTCGGGCTCGCGGCGGATGATCCGTTCGAAGAACTGCACGATCCGCTCCGTCGTCACCTGGATGTCGCGTTGGGTGTTGCCGGTGCGGCTGACTTCGATGGGCGCCTCCACTTCGGCGATATAGAGGTTATCGGGCTGACGCCGGCACCAGACGGGCAGGATCGGCGCGCCAGTCTTCAACGCGAGAGCAGCCGGGCCTGAGGGGAACATTGCGGGCCGGTTGAAGAAAGGCACGCGGACGCCACGATCACCACTGTACAGGTCGCTTGCGAGCGCCACCAGCTCATTTCTTCCGAGCGCCTTGATGATCTGGCGCAGACTGCCGGGGCCGAGCCCGATCATCTTCATCCCGATCCGCTCGCGGGAGGCGATCACCAACTCGTTGAGGCCACCGCTGGGTAGATCGTTGGTCACAGCGCTGATCGGGTACCCGTACACCGCGGAGGCGGCGGCCAGGATGTCCCAATTCGAAACGTGGGCGGTGACGACCACCACGCCCTTGCCCTGGGCGAGAGCCGCGTCGATCCGCTCGATGCCCTGAGGACGGACCATGCGTCGGATCTGTTCGGGCTTGAGGGTGTCCATCAACATGAAGTCGGCGAACATCTTGAAGTAGTTGCCGAAGGCATGCCGCGCGGTCCGCTTCACCAACGGGTCGTCCCACGGCAAGCCGAGGACCTGCCCGAAGTTCTCGAAGGCCACTCGGCGGCGTCGCGGCATCAGGTAAAACGCGCAGCGCCCGGTAACCGCCGCGAGGGGGTAGCGAACCCCAGGCGGAAGCGCCCGCATGACCCAGTTCCCCAGCCTGAAGAGCCGAGGGAGGAGCATTAGCGCCGAGCGGTCGCTTCCCGGGCGGGAACGGCCTGGGCGCGCTCGTCGGCCTTGCCGTCGACGGGCGTCCCGGCGATGAAGGCTTCGGTCAGCTGGTGGGCAACCCCGTCCGTGACCTGGGTTGGCGGTGATTTCATGAAGTACGACGACGGCCCATCGAGGGCTCCGCCCAGCTTGCGGTCGAGGCCAAGCTTGCAGCAGCGGATGGCGTCGATCACGACACCGGCGGAGTTCGGAGAGTCCCAGACCTCGAGCTTGAGCTCGACGTTGAGGGGGACGTCGCCGAAGGAGCGGCCTTCCAGCCGGATGTAGGCCCACTTGCGATCGCCCAGCCAGGGCACGTAGTCGGACGGCCCGATGTGAATGTTGTCCGCGCCGATATCGACCTTCATCTGCGACTTGACGCTGTTCGTCTTTGAGATTTTCTTCGACACCAGGCGTTCCCGCTCCAACATGTTGAGGAAGTCGGTGTTGCCGCCGAAGTTCAGCTGGTAGGTTCGCTCCAGCTTGACGCCCCGATCCTCGAAGAGCCGGGTCAGCACGCGATGGACGATGGTTGCGCCGACCTGCGACTTGATGTCGTCGCCGATGATCGGGATGCCGCGCTTCTCGAAGCGCCCGCGCCAGTAGGGCTCGCGCGCGAGGAAGACCGGC is a genomic window containing:
- a CDS encoding lysophospholipid acyltransferase family protein, with product MLLPRLFRLGNWVMRALPPGVRYPLAAVTGRCAFYLMPRRRRVAFENFGQVLGLPWDDPLVKRTARHAFGNYFKMFADFMLMDTLKPEQIRRMVRPQGIERIDAALAQGKGVVVVTAHVSNWDILAAASAVYGYPISAVTNDLPSGGLNELVIASRERIGMKMIGLGPGSLRQIIKALGRNELVALASDLYSGDRGVRVPFFNRPAMFPSGPAALALKTGAPILPVWCRRQPDNLYIAEVEAPIEVSRTGNTQRDIQVTTERIVQFFERIIRREPDQWLVFLPVWRLEQAPQSPGSPMQPVLDPS
- a CDS encoding inositol-3-phosphate synthase, yielding MATTKNGSRHNGRTPKTTGVRRDAGSRRKVRVAILGVGNCASSLVQGIEYYRDAKPGASVPGLMHVDLGGYHIKDIEFSAAFDIDKEKVGKDLSDAIFSGHNNTVKFAEVPHLGVKVERGMTHDGLGKYLSEIITKAPGPTADIVGILKATKTDVVVNYLPVGSEEAVKWYAEQVLEAGCAFVNCMPVFLAREPYWRGRFEKRGIPIIGDDIKSQVGATIVHRVLTRLFEDRGVKLERTYQLNFGGNTDFLNMLERERLVSKKISKTNSVKSQMKVDIGADNIHIGPSDYVPWLGDRKWAYIRLEGRSFGDVPLNVELKLEVWDSPNSAGVVIDAIRCCKLGLDRKLGGALDGPSSYFMKSPPTQVTDGVAHQLTEAFIAGTPVDGKADERAQAVPAREATARR